One window of Candidatus Methylocalor cossyra genomic DNA carries:
- a CDS encoding sterol desaturase family protein, which translates to MNDWNAAEFYALGAVCAAALLFVVLERVVSYNPGQRLFRNGFWVDFVGYNLIQTYLLAVVIAWIVTAIDSFSGLSRRGLISAWPVGLQVLFFVVTHDFYVYWFHRLEHRVPVLWRLHQIHHSPAEVDWISGMRSHPLEILINQTIEFLPIVLLGAAPETLVYKGAVSAVWGMYIHSNLDVRTGWLQYLLNGPEMHRWHHARDPRAFNTNFATKLAVWDWMFGTAFFPRGEKALKYGIDDPDFPTGYWKQTFHALRFWKSPRGAGGEAGRRVPVRR; encoded by the coding sequence ATGAACGACTGGAACGCGGCCGAGTTTTACGCCCTGGGGGCGGTGTGCGCAGCCGCCCTGCTGTTCGTCGTGCTGGAGCGGGTGGTGTCCTACAACCCCGGCCAGCGGCTTTTCCGAAATGGCTTCTGGGTCGATTTCGTCGGGTACAATCTGATTCAAACCTATCTCTTAGCGGTGGTCATCGCCTGGATCGTGACGGCCATCGATTCGTTCTCGGGACTGTCCCGACGCGGGCTCATTTCCGCTTGGCCGGTGGGGTTGCAGGTGCTGTTCTTCGTGGTCACCCACGATTTTTACGTGTACTGGTTCCATAGGCTCGAGCATAGGGTCCCGGTCCTCTGGCGGCTGCACCAGATCCATCATTCCCCGGCCGAAGTGGACTGGATCTCGGGGATGCGCTCCCATCCGCTGGAAATACTCATCAACCAAACTATCGAGTTTCTGCCCATCGTGCTCCTAGGCGCGGCCCCCGAGACCCTGGTATACAAGGGCGCCGTCAGCGCGGTTTGGGGCATGTACATCCATTCCAACCTGGATGTGAGGACCGGCTGGCTGCAGTACCTGCTGAACGGGCCGGAGATGCACCGCTGGCACCATGCCCGGGACCCGCGCGCCTTCAACACCAACTTCGCGACTAAACTGGCGGTGTGGGACTGGATGTTCGGGACGGCCTTTTTCCCGCGCGGTGAAAAGGCGCTGAAATACGGCATCGACGACCCGGACTTCCCCACGGGTTATTGGAAACAAACCTTCCACGCCTTGCGCTTCTGGAAGTCTCCCCGCGGGGCGGGTGGGGAAGCGGGCCGGCGTGTCCCAGTGCGGAGATAA